The genomic stretch GGACCAAGAGTGTGGAGTACATGCCATTCTTCCTGTCACTGGTAAACTTCCTCAACGGTCTCTGCTGGACGGGCTATGCGCTAATCAAGTTTGACATCTACATCacggtatgtacatacacattggaTAAAAAAAAGTCACAAACCCATCCAGACTTACAATCAAGAATTCCTCAGCGCGGTTCGATCTAATTGTTATGTCCTCTTTAAATTCTGTGCAGATCCCCAATGCCCTCGGTACAATCTTCGGCCTCATCCAGCTGATCCTTTACGGGTACTACTACAGATCTACCCCCAAGAAGGGCAAGAATGTCGAGCTGCCCACCGTCCTCACCAAAAACGCCGTTACCAGCGGCAACGTCTCCGTCACCATAGAGAAATAAGCTTTGCTTCCTTTTTAGCCCTAAAGATTTTGAGTAGTTAATACCGGATGATACTTCAACAGGTCTGATGTTAATTAGTTGTACTTTTTGTTAGCTAGTAGAGTCTGAGATTGCCTTTAATTTTGTGAACCATTGTCGTCTGTCCGAGACTACAGTGCAAACTGCAAGTGTATATTAATACCAATGCAGCTGAGTTATCCCAGAGATATATTATGAAAACCACGTATGCTTGCCTGTTTTCAATCTGCTCTTACGTGATGATACAATTGATTTGTTAATTACAGTGTGTGGTGGCTTTGTTAAATTATTTTATTCAATATCCACGATGTGTTTGTATTATGTTTCGGGCAAGGtcctcttttgttttctgcacaaaaacacccAAAGGGCATCTTATTGGTGATGCAACTTGAACCTGGTGTCAGCGTAAACGAGACACAGACTTAACCTCTAATTACCGG from Triticum dicoccoides isolate Atlit2015 ecotype Zavitan unplaced genomic scaffold, WEW_v2.0 scaffold113298, whole genome shotgun sequence encodes the following:
- the LOC119343033 gene encoding bidirectional sugar transporter SWEET6b-like; the encoded protein is LCVIFGSIMYASPLTIMGKVIRTKSVEYMPFFLSLVNFLNGLCWTGYALIKFDIYITIPNALGTIFGLIQLILYGYYYRSTPKKGKNVELPTVLTKNAVTSGNVSVTIEK